Proteins from one Microcaecilia unicolor chromosome 2, aMicUni1.1, whole genome shotgun sequence genomic window:
- the LOC115462468 gene encoding low-density lipoprotein receptor class A domain-containing protein 3-like, which translates to MWLLCLLLGSVESQLLPGNNFTTECNIPGNFLCNKGNCIPRSWQCDGLPDCFDGSNEKECSKTKSKCGPTFFPCASGIHCINGRFQCNGFKDCPDGSNEENCTKPLLCSTARFQCKNGLCIDKSFVCDGHNNCQDNSDEDGCESMPEAGSGQDYVTSESQLLYYPSITYAIIGSSVIFVLVVALLALVLHHLWKRSNLMILPVHRLQHSVLLSRLVALDHPHHCSVTYNVSNGIQYVSNHQPQGPDSPPS; encoded by the coding sequence ATGTGGCTCCTCTGCCTGCTGCTCGGTTCTGTGGAGAGTCAGCTATTGCCTGGGAACAACTTCACCACCGAGTGCAACATTCCTGGGAATTTCCTGTGCAATAAGGGTAATTGCATCCCCAGATCGTGGCAGTGTGATGGGCTCCCGGACTGTTTCGATGGCAGTAATGAAAAGGAGTGTTCTAAAACCAAATCAAAATGTGGGCCCACATTCTTCCCCTGTGCGAGCGGCATTCATTGCATCAATGGACGCTTCCAGTGCAATGGATTCAAGGACTGTCCGGATGGCAGCAACGAGGAAAACTGCACCAAACCCCTGCTCTGCTCCACAGCTCGCTTCCAGTGTAAAAATGGGCTTTGTATCGACAAGAGCTTTGTGTGCGATGGCCACAACAACTGCCAGGATAACAGTGATGAGGATGGCTGTGAGAGCATGCCAGaggccggcagtgggcaggattATGTTACCTCTGAAAGCCAGCTGCTGTATTATCCCAGCATCACCTACGCCATTATCGGGAGCTCAGTCATCTTCGTGCTGGTGGTGGCACTACTGGCCCTGGTTCTGCACCATCTGTGGAAACGCAGTAACCTGATGATTCTCCCTGTGCATCGGCTGCAACACTCAGTCCTCTTGTCTCGACTGGTGGCCCTTGACCATCCACACCACTGCAGCGTCACCTACAATGTCAGCAATGGAATTCAGTATGTGTCTAACCATCAGCCACAGGGCCCAGACTCCCCACCCTCATAG